The Alkalilimnicola sp. S0819 genome includes a window with the following:
- a CDS encoding GGDEF and EAL domain-containing protein: protein MDTAIDAVGLNDYRAVFEESPNACLLISPALIILGANKAYLRATGRTLASIVGLRYFDAFPEDAPHLGRSRLREALERVIRERRPVTLGNVCYPIPVETPEGRVLEERWWSATHTPVLDERGELRLIVQHPTDITGLRDLQMELGSLQRQNDFYRHTRTVEDDNQILAAERKRLRGLFEQAPGFVAVGQGPDMVFELANEAFYRVVGHRDLMGKPVREALPELEGQGIFELLEQVYSTGEPYVGRAVPMQFRQDPKGGLTTRYVDFIYQPIFDAQGQVCGLFVQGHDVTEAHQLSRELSYQASHDALTGLLSRREFERRLLALATAEYPADTSHALLYLDLDQFKLVNDTCGHQAGDALLRRVAEVLSAVAGEGAVLARLGGDEFALLLESSTREQAVAMAEALRARVEALEFIWRQRRFGTSVSIGLAVCQAEELRLDEALSTADSACFLAKERGRNRVHAHHADDEQLLARRREMDWVGRLRVALEERRLLLYVQRIVPLQAAGEQAMEHWEVLVRLRETDGSIVPPMAFIPAAERYNLMPAVDRYIIRAALTHLAELPSAQRARTAFSINLSANTLNEASFARFVRDEIGRSGVDPAQICFEITETAAVASLVETAKLIGQVKALGCRFALDDFGSGMSSFAYLKQLPVDYLKIDGVFVRQILGNPVDAAMVEAIAKVGAVMGLQTVAEFVENEAMAGLLKDLGVDYAQGYGIHKPEPLST from the coding sequence TTGGATACAGCCATCGATGCCGTGGGACTGAATGATTATCGAGCCGTCTTTGAGGAATCTCCCAACGCCTGTCTGCTCATTTCCCCCGCCCTGATCATCCTGGGCGCGAACAAGGCCTACCTGCGAGCCACGGGACGGACCCTGGCGTCCATCGTGGGCTTGCGATATTTCGATGCCTTCCCCGAAGACGCTCCCCATCTCGGCAGGTCCCGGCTGCGGGAAGCGCTGGAGCGGGTGATCCGCGAGCGGCGCCCGGTGACCCTGGGCAATGTCTGCTACCCCATTCCTGTTGAAACCCCAGAAGGCCGGGTGTTGGAGGAACGCTGGTGGAGCGCCACGCACACGCCGGTGCTGGACGAGCGGGGAGAGTTGCGCCTGATCGTGCAGCACCCCACCGACATCACCGGTTTGCGGGATCTGCAAATGGAGTTGGGCAGCCTGCAGCGCCAGAACGATTTTTACCGCCACACCCGCACCGTGGAAGATGACAATCAGATTCTGGCTGCGGAGCGTAAGCGCCTGCGCGGCCTGTTCGAACAGGCCCCGGGTTTCGTCGCCGTGGGGCAGGGCCCCGATATGGTGTTCGAGCTCGCCAACGAGGCCTTTTACCGCGTGGTGGGGCACCGGGATCTCATGGGTAAACCGGTACGCGAGGCCTTGCCCGAGTTGGAGGGGCAGGGAATCTTCGAGTTGCTGGAACAGGTCTACAGCACCGGGGAGCCCTATGTGGGCCGGGCGGTGCCCATGCAGTTCCGCCAGGATCCCAAGGGTGGCCTGACTACCCGCTACGTGGATTTCATCTACCAACCGATCTTCGACGCCCAGGGGCAGGTCTGCGGTTTGTTCGTGCAGGGGCACGATGTCACCGAGGCCCACCAGCTTTCCCGTGAACTCAGTTACCAGGCCAGCCATGATGCGCTCACCGGCCTGTTGAGCCGCCGGGAGTTCGAGCGCCGCTTGTTGGCATTGGCCACCGCCGAGTACCCCGCGGACACCTCGCACGCCTTGCTGTATCTGGACCTGGACCAGTTCAAGCTGGTCAACGACACCTGCGGCCATCAGGCGGGGGATGCCCTGCTGCGCCGGGTCGCGGAGGTGCTTTCAGCGGTGGCGGGGGAAGGGGCCGTGCTGGCGCGTCTGGGCGGGGACGAGTTCGCCTTGCTGTTGGAGAGTTCTACCCGTGAGCAGGCTGTGGCCATGGCCGAGGCCCTGCGTGCCCGTGTCGAGGCGCTGGAGTTCATCTGGCGGCAGCGCCGCTTCGGGACCAGTGTCAGTATCGGATTGGCGGTCTGCCAGGCCGAGGAACTGCGCCTTGACGAGGCGCTCAGTACCGCCGATTCGGCCTGTTTCCTGGCCAAGGAGCGGGGCCGTAACCGGGTGCATGCGCATCATGCCGATGATGAGCAACTGTTGGCCCGCCGTCGTGAGATGGACTGGGTGGGGCGGTTGCGCGTAGCGCTGGAGGAGCGCCGCCTGCTGCTGTACGTACAACGCATCGTGCCCTTGCAGGCGGCTGGCGAGCAAGCGATGGAGCATTGGGAGGTGCTGGTCCGCCTGCGCGAGACTGACGGCAGCATTGTCCCGCCCATGGCGTTCATCCCGGCGGCGGAGCGCTATAACCTCATGCCGGCGGTGGATCGCTACATCATCCGCGCCGCCCTCACTCATCTGGCCGAGTTGCCCAGTGCGCAACGGGCGCGCACCGCTTTCAGTATCAATCTCTCCGCCAATACCCTCAATGAGGCGAGTTTCGCCCGATTCGTGCGGGACGAAATCGGCCGCAGCGGCGTGGACCCGGCGCAGATCTGCTTCGAGATCACTGAAACCGCGGCAGTGGCGAGCCTGGTCGAAACCGCCAAGCTGATCGGCCAGGTCAAGGCCCTGGGGTGTCGCTTCGCGCTGGACGACTTTGGCAGCGGCATGTCCTCTTTCGCGTACCTCAAGCAGTTGCCCGTGGATTACCTGAAGATTGACGGGGTTTTCGTGCGCCAGATACTGGGCAACCCGGTGGATGCCGCCATGGTGGAAGCCATCGCCAAAGTAGGAGCGGTCATGGGCCTGCAAACCGTGGCCGAGTTTGTCGAGAACGAGGCCATGGCCGGGCTGCTGAAAGATCTTGGTGTGGACTACGCCCAGGGATACGGCATTCACAAGCCGGAACCGTTGTCCACCTGA
- the djlA gene encoding co-chaperone DjlA, whose protein sequence is MMAWIIAGLIGLMFGGPRGLIVALVLLALVRWGVRKTLVEGLGRVQEQLVESAFAVMGAVSKADGVVSRDEIRHAEAMFVRLHLNPAQREAAKAAFNRGKRPDFDLDAEVARFARVCRGRRPLMQMFLQLQLSAVAADGRLHPAEHEMLVRVARGLGLSEMDVQRLEALLRASSRGPGPGSSGPGGGAARGARLADAYKALGVDAEATDAELKRAYRRLMSQNHPDKLGREVPESLRELAEERSREINAAYDLIKEARGLS, encoded by the coding sequence ATGATGGCGTGGATTATCGCGGGTCTGATCGGCCTGATGTTCGGTGGCCCCCGGGGCCTGATCGTGGCCTTGGTCTTGCTTGCACTGGTACGCTGGGGCGTGCGCAAGACCCTGGTCGAGGGCCTGGGACGGGTGCAGGAGCAACTGGTGGAGTCGGCCTTTGCCGTCATGGGCGCCGTGTCCAAGGCCGACGGCGTCGTCAGCCGTGACGAGATCCGCCACGCCGAGGCCATGTTCGTCCGATTGCATCTCAACCCCGCCCAGCGTGAGGCCGCCAAGGCCGCATTCAATCGCGGCAAGCGCCCGGATTTCGACCTGGACGCGGAAGTGGCCCGCTTCGCGAGGGTCTGCCGCGGCCGTCGCCCCCTGATGCAGATGTTCCTGCAACTGCAGCTCAGCGCCGTGGCGGCCGACGGCCGGCTGCATCCGGCCGAGCACGAGATGTTGGTGCGCGTGGCCCGCGGCCTGGGGCTCAGCGAGATGGACGTGCAGCGCCTGGAAGCCCTGCTGCGTGCCTCCAGCCGGGGCCCGGGTCCCGGCTCCAGCGGGCCCGGTGGGGGGGCGGCGCGCGGTGCCCGACTGGCGGATGCCTACAAGGCCCTGGGGGTGGATGCCGAGGCGACGGACGCCGAACTCAAGCGCGCCTACCGCCGGCTCATGAGCCAGAACCATCCGGACAAGCTCGGCCGTGAGGTGCCGGAGAGCCTGCGCGAGCTGGCCGAGGAGCGCAGTCGAGAGATCAACGCCGCCTATGACCTGATCAAGGAAGCGCGGGGACTTTCCTGA
- a CDS encoding group III truncated hemoglobin, whose translation MSAMRERERNTHERIGHPRVAAVVDDFYSRVQVHPTLAEPFGRVDDWPEHKARLTHFWWVSLGGEAYRDDRYRVAGAHMGLGVDGALVDDWLALFEQTLHDHLEPELAEAWLQRARHMGRSIRAMLDFDPTDPSLSLGRKA comes from the coding sequence ATGAGCGCCATGAGAGAACGCGAACGCAATACCCACGAGCGTATCGGTCACCCGCGGGTCGCCGCGGTAGTGGACGATTTCTACAGCCGGGTACAGGTTCACCCGACCCTGGCCGAGCCCTTCGGCCGGGTGGATGACTGGCCGGAGCACAAGGCCCGCCTGACTCATTTCTGGTGGGTGAGCCTGGGCGGCGAGGCCTACCGGGATGATCGCTACCGGGTGGCGGGGGCGCATATGGGCCTGGGCGTGGACGGGGCGCTGGTGGACGACTGGCTGGCGCTGTTCGAGCAGACCCTGCACGATCACCTTGAGCCGGAGCTCGCCGAGGCCTGGCTGCAGCGCGCCCGGCACATGGGGCGCTCCATCCGGGCCATGCTGGATTTCGACCCCACTGACCCCTCCCTGTCGCTGGGGCGCAAGGCCTGA
- a CDS encoding DsbA family protein, with amino-acid sequence MGEAKRRQLQGEHKPRDKRGGKGGMIAVLVLVLLVVAAFLWWLSIPRVPPADELPRAEAGAGPFPAELDRHGISVGAADAPVVVREFADYQCPGCANFAPVAERLKNEYVDSGQVRFVFFELPLRQHANAVPAAHAARCAADQDAFWPMQQRLFDDQNDWSGRGNPVPRFAVYAGELGLDRDEFEACMESERHRSAINASLQVARQLGVSSTPTVVVDNIPLARPTWPRLKGVVDRELGAD; translated from the coding sequence ATGGGTGAAGCGAAACGCCGACAGCTACAGGGCGAGCACAAGCCGCGTGACAAGCGCGGCGGGAAGGGCGGGATGATCGCCGTGCTGGTGTTGGTGCTGCTTGTTGTGGCCGCCTTCCTGTGGTGGCTGAGCATCCCGCGGGTGCCGCCGGCCGACGAGTTGCCCCGGGCCGAGGCCGGCGCCGGGCCGTTCCCCGCCGAGCTGGACCGCCACGGCATCAGTGTGGGTGCGGCGGATGCGCCGGTGGTGGTGCGAGAGTTCGCCGATTATCAGTGCCCGGGCTGCGCCAATTTCGCCCCGGTGGCCGAGCGTCTGAAGAACGAATACGTGGATAGCGGACAGGTGCGTTTCGTGTTCTTCGAGCTGCCCCTGCGTCAGCATGCCAACGCCGTACCCGCCGCCCATGCCGCCCGTTGCGCCGCGGACCAGGACGCCTTCTGGCCCATGCAGCAGCGTCTTTTCGACGACCAGAACGACTGGAGCGGCCGGGGCAACCCGGTGCCGCGATTCGCCGTCTATGCCGGGGAGCTCGGCCTGGACCGGGATGAGTTCGAAGCTTGCATGGAATCCGAGCGGCACCGCTCGGCGATCAACGCCAGCCTGCAGGTGGCCCGGCAGCTGGGCGTCAGCTCCACGCCCACCGTGGTGGTGGACAATATCCCGCTTGCCCGGCCCACCTGGCCGCGCTTGAAGGGCGTGGTGGATCGCGAGCTCGGCGCTGACTGA
- a CDS encoding SDR family oxidoreductase has product MARRNFRHKVVVITGATGGIGTALCQRFGQARARVVLLDLDPELLSSLQLQLERNGSKALGLRCDITDEAACQAAMLAAQQHFGGIDVLINNAGIAHRSRFEETSAEVFRRVMEVNFFGALNCTRAALPSLLERRGMIITLSSRAGVSPQWGQSGYSASKYALHGLFESLRREYCPRELKVMMVCPGFTATDLNKNALQGDGSRISHSFSLAGSVASPADVADDIYRGAVREKDLLMLSNVSPWGRLVATLAPRFYARAVARA; this is encoded by the coding sequence ATGGCACGGCGAAATTTCCGGCATAAGGTTGTGGTGATCACCGGTGCCACGGGCGGGATCGGCACGGCACTGTGTCAGCGTTTCGGGCAGGCGCGTGCGCGGGTGGTCTTGCTGGATCTGGATCCGGAACTGCTCAGCTCCCTGCAGCTGCAGTTGGAGCGCAACGGCAGCAAGGCCCTGGGCCTGCGCTGCGACATCACCGACGAGGCCGCCTGCCAGGCCGCCATGCTCGCCGCCCAGCAGCATTTTGGCGGGATCGACGTGCTGATCAACAACGCCGGCATCGCCCATCGCAGCCGCTTTGAAGAGACCAGCGCCGAGGTCTTCCGCCGGGTGATGGAGGTCAACTTCTTCGGCGCGCTCAATTGTACCCGCGCCGCCCTGCCCAGCCTGCTGGAACGCCGCGGCATGATCATCACTTTGAGCAGTCGCGCCGGTGTCTCCCCACAGTGGGGGCAGAGCGGCTACAGCGCCAGCAAGTACGCCCTGCACGGGCTGTTCGAGTCCCTGCGCCGTGAGTACTGCCCCCGGGAGTTGAAGGTGATGATGGTCTGCCCGGGGTTCACCGCCACCGACCTCAACAAGAATGCCCTGCAGGGCGACGGCAGCCGGATCAGTCACAGTTTTTCCCTGGCCGGCAGCGTAGCCTCTCCGGCGGATGTGGCCGATGACATCTACCGCGGCGCGGTGCGGGAGAAGGATCTGCTGATGCTCTCCAACGTCAGCCCCTGGGGCCGGTTGGTGGCCACGCTGGCGCCGCGCTTCTACGCCCGGGCCGTCGCTCGCGCCTGA
- the recC gene encoding exodeoxyribonuclease V subunit gamma, translating into MSRPEPLQPGFMVVHGNRLEDLRDLAVEWMRAYPLAPLENEAILVQSNGIAQWLKLALARDDGEGGGCGIAAALDVQLPARFLWQAYRTVLGAEDVPRTSPFDKAPLLWRLMRKLPELLAQPVFEPLRAFLHDDGDLRKRYQLAERLADLFDQYQVYRADWLADWAAGQDRLRLAHGGVRALDARDFWQPALWRALLEELGEDRYRHSRAAVHRRFVEAARELSRIPTELPRRVIVFGISSLPSQTLEALQALSGQLQVMLFVHNPCEYHWADIIAGKDLLRARQRRQAARPGMPAELNQHDLHLHAHPLLAAWGKQGRDYIGLLEEYDQPERYRALFSQRIDLFEPHGGGSLLNQLQDDIRELRPLHESREHWPAVAADDDSLRFHIAHSPQREVEVLHDQLLARFAADPELRPRDVIVMVPDIDRYAPHIQAVFGRIAPDDPRHIPFSVSDQGSRGREPLLIALERLLSLPESRFAVSDLLDLLDVPALRRRFGLEATDLPLLRRWIEGAGVRWGLHAEQRASLDLPHGQEQNSWRFGLRRMLLGYAVGRGEAWSGIEPYAEVGGLEAAALGSLVELLDTLERWWRRVAEPAAAQHWAARLGALLEELFMAEEGREALLLASLGEALDDWLQACEQADLDEALPLTVVRESWLAMAEERARNQRLLAGAVSFATLMPMRAIPFRLVCLLGMNDGDYPRSAPPLDFDLMAGDLRPGDRSRREDDRYLFLEALLSARRQLYISWVGASIRDNSARPPSVLVAQLRDHLAAGWRLAEGGELLPVLTTRHPLQPFSPANFPAEPATSPLFSYAREWAGVAGGQAAARAEPLGAPGPDTALDLSALQTLLRDPAEAFFRQRLKVHFDPQGGARLDQEPFALDRLQLYQLRDAVLQRVVAAPPARAADIVEQELARLRRSGQLPPGTAGELWLTQHLREPLDKLLDTAGPLLERYRPSTEPQWLSLACEGGWQLEDWLTGLRVDAQGRRALIHTRAGELGEGTKLRHHALLRLWLQHLAGNALGEPLSSYMLATDGTLCLEPLAPEPAREALRALVNAWRANQCAPLPVACRSSFAWLRAEEAGKDPGAAARECFDGGYTHAGERARSPYLARVFEDFDALLASEEFHAWRNTLYTPLFAAAGSATLQGLSTEATP; encoded by the coding sequence ATGTCTCGGCCCGAGCCGCTGCAGCCCGGTTTCATGGTGGTGCACGGCAATCGTCTGGAGGACCTGCGCGATCTGGCCGTGGAGTGGATGCGCGCGTATCCGCTCGCGCCGCTGGAGAACGAAGCCATCCTGGTGCAGAGCAACGGCATTGCCCAGTGGCTCAAGCTCGCGCTGGCCCGCGATGACGGCGAGGGCGGCGGTTGCGGCATTGCCGCGGCGCTGGATGTGCAGCTGCCGGCGCGCTTTCTCTGGCAGGCCTATCGCACCGTGCTGGGCGCGGAGGACGTTCCCCGAACCTCGCCCTTCGACAAGGCGCCGCTGCTCTGGCGGCTGATGCGCAAGCTCCCCGAATTGCTCGCCCAGCCCGTGTTCGAGCCCCTGCGCGCCTTTTTGCACGATGACGGGGACCTGCGCAAGCGCTACCAGCTCGCCGAGCGGCTGGCGGATCTGTTCGACCAGTACCAGGTGTACCGTGCCGACTGGCTCGCCGATTGGGCCGCGGGGCAGGACCGGTTGCGCCTGGCCCACGGGGGCGTGCGGGCGCTCGATGCCCGCGACTTCTGGCAGCCGGCGCTGTGGCGCGCGTTGCTCGAAGAGCTGGGCGAGGACCGGTATCGCCACAGCCGGGCCGCGGTGCACCGACGTTTCGTGGAAGCCGCCCGGGAGCTTTCCCGCATCCCGACCGAGTTGCCGCGCCGGGTGATCGTGTTCGGCATCTCCTCGCTGCCCAGCCAGACCCTGGAGGCCCTGCAGGCGCTCTCCGGCCAGCTGCAGGTGATGCTCTTCGTGCACAACCCCTGCGAGTATCACTGGGCCGACATCATCGCCGGCAAGGATCTGCTGCGCGCCCGTCAGCGCCGTCAGGCCGCCCGCCCCGGCATGCCCGCGGAACTGAACCAGCACGATCTGCACCTGCACGCCCACCCCCTGCTCGCCGCCTGGGGCAAGCAGGGGCGGGACTACATCGGCCTGCTGGAAGAATACGACCAGCCCGAGCGTTATCGGGCGCTGTTCAGCCAGCGCATCGATCTGTTCGAGCCCCACGGTGGCGGGAGCCTGCTCAACCAGCTGCAGGACGATATCCGCGAGCTGCGCCCCCTGCACGAGAGCCGCGAGCACTGGCCGGCGGTGGCCGCCGACGACGACTCCCTGCGCTTTCACATCGCCCACAGCCCCCAGCGGGAGGTGGAGGTTCTCCACGACCAGCTGCTCGCCCGCTTCGCCGCCGACCCCGAACTGCGGCCCCGGGACGTGATCGTGATGGTGCCCGACATCGATCGCTACGCGCCGCACATCCAGGCGGTGTTCGGCCGTATCGCCCCGGACGATCCGCGGCATATTCCCTTTTCCGTCTCCGACCAGGGCAGCCGCGGGCGCGAGCCCCTGCTGATCGCCCTGGAACGGCTGCTGAGCCTGCCGGAATCCCGCTTCGCCGTCTCCGATCTGCTGGATCTGCTGGACGTGCCGGCGCTGCGCCGGCGCTTCGGCCTGGAGGCGACGGATCTGCCCCTGCTGCGCCGCTGGATCGAGGGCGCGGGGGTGCGCTGGGGGCTGCACGCCGAGCAGCGGGCGAGTCTGGACCTGCCCCACGGCCAGGAGCAGAACAGCTGGCGTTTCGGCCTGCGGCGCATGCTGCTGGGCTACGCCGTGGGCCGCGGCGAGGCCTGGTCCGGCATAGAGCCCTATGCGGAAGTGGGTGGCCTGGAAGCCGCCGCCCTGGGCTCCCTGGTGGAGCTGCTCGATACCCTGGAGCGCTGGTGGCGCCGGGTGGCCGAGCCCGCCGCCGCCCAGCACTGGGCGGCGCGTCTGGGCGCCTTGCTGGAAGAGCTTTTCATGGCGGAGGAAGGCCGCGAGGCGCTGTTGCTGGCCAGCCTGGGCGAGGCGCTGGATGATTGGCTGCAGGCCTGCGAGCAGGCCGATCTGGACGAGGCGCTGCCGCTCACCGTGGTGCGCGAGAGCTGGCTGGCGATGGCGGAAGAGCGGGCCCGCAACCAGCGCCTGCTCGCCGGCGCGGTGAGCTTCGCCACCTTGATGCCCATGCGCGCCATTCCCTTCCGCCTGGTCTGCCTGCTGGGCATGAACGATGGCGATTACCCGCGCAGCGCGCCGCCGCTGGATTTCGACCTCATGGCCGGTGACCTGCGCCCCGGCGACCGGTCCCGTCGCGAGGATGACCGCTACCTGTTTCTGGAAGCGCTGCTCTCCGCCCGCCGCCAGCTCTATATCAGCTGGGTGGGGGCGAGCATACGCGACAACAGCGCCCGCCCGCCCTCGGTGCTGGTGGCCCAGTTGCGCGACCATCTGGCCGCCGGCTGGCGGCTCGCCGAGGGTGGCGAACTGCTGCCGGTACTGACCACGCGGCATCCGCTGCAGCCCTTCAGCCCGGCCAATTTCCCCGCCGAGCCCGCAACCAGCCCCCTGTTCAGCTACGCCCGGGAATGGGCGGGCGTGGCCGGCGGCCAGGCCGCCGCCCGGGCCGAGCCCTTGGGGGCTCCCGGCCCGGACACCGCCCTGGATCTGAGCGCCCTGCAGACCCTGCTGCGTGACCCGGCCGAGGCCTTCTTCCGCCAGCGCCTGAAGGTGCACTTCGACCCCCAGGGTGGCGCGCGGCTGGATCAGGAACCCTTCGCCCTGGACCGGTTGCAGCTCTACCAGCTGCGCGATGCGGTGCTGCAGCGGGTGGTGGCCGCACCGCCTGCCAGGGCCGCCGATATCGTCGAGCAGGAATTGGCCCGGTTGCGGCGCAGCGGCCAGCTGCCGCCCGGCACCGCCGGTGAGCTGTGGCTGACGCAGCACCTGCGCGAACCCCTGGATAAACTCCTGGACACCGCCGGCCCGCTGCTGGAGCGCTACCGCCCCAGCACGGAGCCCCAGTGGCTGAGCCTGGCCTGCGAGGGCGGTTGGCAGCTGGAGGACTGGCTCACCGGCCTGCGTGTGGACGCCCAGGGCCGGCGCGCGCTGATCCACACCCGCGCCGGCGAGCTGGGGGAGGGAACCAAGCTGCGCCACCACGCCCTGCTGCGGCTGTGGCTGCAGCATCTGGCCGGCAATGCCCTGGGCGAGCCGCTGAGCAGCTATATGCTCGCCACCGACGGGACGCTGTGCCTTGAACCCCTGGCCCCCGAACCCGCCCGGGAGGCGCTGCGCGCGCTGGTGAACGCCTGGCGCGCCAACCAGTGCGCGCCCCTGCCGGTGGCGTGTCGCAGCAGCTTCGCCTGGCTGCGGGCGGAGGAGGCCGGCAAGGACCCGGGGGCCGCCGCCCGAGAATGCTTCGACGGCGGCTATACCCACGCCGGCGAGCGCGCCCGGAGCCCGTATCTTGCCCGGGTGTTCGAGGATTTCGATGCCCTGCTCGCCAGCGAGGAGTTCCACGCTTGGCGCAACACCCTCTACACACCGCTGTTCGCCGCCGCCGGCAGCGCCACGCTCCAGGGACTGAGCACGGAGGCCACCCCATGA